In the genome of Notamacropus eugenii isolate mMacEug1 chromosome 5, mMacEug1.pri_v2, whole genome shotgun sequence, one region contains:
- the LOC140508680 gene encoding olfactory receptor 52A5-like, translating into MANGTIFMPSLLLLIGIPGLEAVQCWIGIPFCAMYVTAMIGNYLLLFIIRSESSLHKPMYLFLAMLGVTDIALSTCILPKMLGIFWFDLKEIYFEACLLKMWIIHTFQSIELGILLAMALDRYVAICEPLRHTTIFTPQFLTQIMVGLAISSAILVSPSIVLIKCHLKHYKTTVISHTYCEHMAIVKLAVDDIRVNKAYGLFVAFTILGFDIIFITLSYILIFIAVFRLPQKEARLKAFNTCIAHIFVFLEFYLLAFFSFFTHRFGFHIPPYVHILLSNLYLLVPPLLNPIIYGVKTKEIRNHIIKILHH; encoded by the coding sequence ATGGCCAATGGAACAATCTTCATGCCATCCCTACTTTTGCTGATTGGTATACCTGGCCTGGAGGCTGTGCAGTGCTGGATTGGAATTCCATTCTGTGCCATGTATGTCACTGCCATGATTGGAAATTACCTGCTCCTGTTCATCATCCGATCTGAGAGCAGCCTCCACAAGCCCATGTACCTCTTTCTGGCCATGTTGGGGGTCACTGACATTGCCCTCAGCACTTGCATTCTGCCCAAGATGCTGGGCATTTTCTGGTTTGATCTGAAGGAGATCTACTTTGAAGCCTGTCTCCTGAAGATGTGGATCATCCACACATTCCAGTCCATAGAGTTGGGCATCTTATTGGCCATGGCCCTGGACAGATATGTGGCCATCTGTGAGCCCCTGAGACACACTACTATTTTCACCCCACAATTCCTCACCCAGATTATGGTTGGGTTGGCAATAAGCTCTGCTATCCTGGTGTCCCCAAGCATTGTACTTATTAAATGCCATCTGAAACACTACAAAACCACAGTCATCTCCCACACCTATTGTGAGCACATGGCCATTGTAAAGCTAGCTGTTGATGACATCCGGGTCAACAAGGCCTATGGTTTGTTTGTGGCCTTTACCATCCTAGGCTTTGACATCATCTTCATTACTCTGTCCTACATTCTGATCTTCATTGCAGTGTTCCGCCTACCACAGAAAGAGGCTCGACTCAAAGCCTTCAACACCTGCATTGCCCACATCTTTGTATTCCTTGAATTCTATctccttgctttcttttcttttttcactcatAGGTTTGGGTTTCACATCCCTCCCTATGTCCACATCCTTCTCTCTAACCTTTATCTCTTGGTCCCACCTCTTCTCAACCCCATTATCTATGGAGTAAAGACCAAGGAAATTAGAAATCACATCATTAAAATACTGCACCATTAG